A genomic segment from Modestobacter roseus encodes:
- a CDS encoding class E sortase, with the protein MAPVDPPRGPVARRDPWWRIAVRGTGELLVTAGLLVLLFVVYELYVTDLLSDRAQGQLADEIHQQWDGAPAPVSGPGTPMTVAPAEGEPLAVLHVPRLGEDWARVVLEGTTEDALREGPGHYVGTTLPGQPGNVGIAGHRVGKGSPFLDADRLVPGDAIVVETVDSWFTYRVLGDPATGDYAADPSGIPGQQIVSPADVGVIATTPNAPGAGATGSYLTITTCHPKYSARQRLIVHAVLEGSGISKADAPDGPPELQED; encoded by the coding sequence GTGGCACCGGTGGACCCGCCGCGCGGGCCGGTGGCCCGGCGTGACCCGTGGTGGCGCATCGCCGTCCGCGGCACGGGTGAGCTGCTGGTGACCGCCGGGCTGCTCGTCCTGCTGTTCGTCGTCTACGAGCTGTACGTGACCGACCTGCTCAGCGACCGGGCACAGGGCCAGCTCGCCGACGAGATCCACCAGCAGTGGGACGGCGCGCCCGCACCGGTGTCCGGCCCCGGCACCCCGATGACCGTCGCCCCGGCCGAGGGGGAGCCGCTCGCCGTCCTCCACGTGCCGCGGCTCGGTGAGGACTGGGCCCGGGTGGTGCTGGAGGGCACGACCGAGGACGCGCTGCGCGAGGGGCCGGGGCACTACGTCGGCACGACGTTGCCCGGTCAGCCGGGCAACGTCGGGATCGCCGGGCACCGGGTGGGCAAGGGCTCCCCGTTCCTGGACGCCGACCGGCTGGTGCCCGGGGACGCGATCGTGGTGGAGACCGTCGACAGCTGGTTCACCTACCGCGTGCTCGGGGACCCCGCGACCGGGGACTACGCGGCCGACCCCAGCGGCATCCCGGGTCAGCAGATCGTGTCGCCGGCCGACGTCGGGGTCATCGCGACCACGCCGAACGCGCCCGGGGCAGGGGCCACCGGCTCCTACCTGACGATCACCACCTGCCACCCCAAGTACTCCGCGCGGCAGCGGCTCATCGTGCACGCGGTGCTGGAGGGCAGCGGGATCAGCAAGGCCGACGCCCCGGACGGGCCACCGGAACTGCAGGAGGACTGA
- a CDS encoding ABC transporter ATP-binding protein produces the protein MSDDDVLVSARGLQVHFPIRSGVLRRTTGAVRAVDGVDLEVRRGETLGLVGESGCGKSTLGNALLRLVEPTGGTVTFDGTDVTSLSSGDLRRLRRRAGMVFQDPFASLDPRRTVAQTVAEPLEVHGLHPGRRERAARVGELLELVGLDPAVAGRYPHEFSGGQRQRVGIARALAGEPDFLVCDEAIASLDVSVQAQVLNLLRGLQRRLGLTLLFISHDLSAVRHVSDRIAVMYLGRIVEVGPAAAVGSEPQMPYTQALLSAVPVPHPSVERARERIVLRGDVPSPAAVPSGCRFRTRCPSVFEPCDDVDPALQPAGVPGQLAACHLHGVVGTPVAEEAGAAPA, from the coding sequence ATGAGCGACGACGACGTGCTGGTCTCCGCCCGCGGCCTGCAGGTGCACTTCCCGATCCGCTCGGGGGTGCTGCGCCGGACCACGGGCGCGGTGCGGGCGGTCGACGGCGTGGACCTCGAGGTCCGCCGGGGCGAGACCCTCGGCCTGGTGGGGGAGTCCGGCTGCGGGAAGTCGACGCTGGGCAACGCGCTGCTGCGGCTGGTCGAGCCGACCGGCGGCACGGTCACCTTCGACGGCACCGACGTCACGTCGCTGTCCAGCGGCGACCTGCGCCGGCTGCGGCGGCGGGCCGGGATGGTGTTCCAGGACCCGTTCGCCTCGCTCGACCCGCGGCGCACGGTGGCGCAGACGGTCGCCGAGCCGCTGGAGGTGCACGGCCTGCACCCCGGACGGCGCGAGCGCGCGGCGCGGGTGGGGGAGCTGCTGGAGCTGGTCGGGCTCGACCCGGCCGTGGCCGGGCGGTACCCGCACGAGTTCTCCGGCGGTCAGCGGCAGCGGGTGGGCATCGCCCGGGCGCTGGCCGGGGAGCCGGACTTCCTGGTCTGCGACGAGGCGATCGCCTCCCTCGACGTGAGCGTGCAGGCGCAGGTGCTGAACCTGCTGCGCGGGCTGCAGCGCCGGCTGGGCCTGACGCTGCTGTTCATCTCGCACGACCTGTCCGCCGTCCGGCACGTCTCGGACCGGATCGCGGTCATGTACCTGGGGCGGATCGTGGAGGTCGGGCCGGCCGCGGCGGTGGGCAGCGAACCGCAGATGCCCTACACGCAGGCGCTGCTGTCCGCCGTCCCGGTGCCGCACCCGTCGGTGGAGCGTGCCCGGGAGCGGATCGTGCTGCGCGGCGACGTCCCGTCCCCGGCGGCGGTGCCCAGCGGCTGCCGGTTCCGCACCCGCTGCCCCTCCGTCTTCGAGCCCTGCGACGACGTCGACCCGGCGCTCCAGCCGGCCGGCGTACCCGGCCAGCTCGCCGCCTGCCACCTGCACGGCGTGGTCGGGACGCCGGTGGCGGAGGAGGCGGGTGCCGCGCCGGCCTGA
- a CDS encoding DUF192 domain-containing protein has protein sequence MVPPAGTGMLFRSAEHREVTFWMADTLVPLDIAWLDGDTVLGVTRMTPCLSDQAQQCPRYPSPGPVDAALEVPGGALAELTVGAAVTRG, from the coding sequence ATCGTCCCGCCGGCCGGCACCGGCATGCTCTTCCGCTCCGCCGAGCACCGCGAGGTGACGTTCTGGATGGCGGACACCCTGGTCCCGCTGGACATCGCGTGGCTGGACGGCGACACCGTCCTGGGGGTCACGCGCATGACCCCCTGCCTGTCGGACCAGGCGCAGCAGTGCCCGCGGTACCCGTCCCCGGGGCCGGTGGACGCCGCGCTGGAGGTGCCCGGCGGCGCGCTGGCCGAGCTGACCGTCGGGGCCGCCGTCACCCGGGGGTGA
- a CDS encoding ABC transporter ATP-binding protein, translating to MSEPVLDVQDLRVRLRTPRGPADVVNGISYTVGRGETVAVVGESGSGKSVSVLALMGLLPDGVATVSGAARLDGEDLLTMRPDRLREVRGPGIGMVFQDPMTSLNPVLTVGRQLVEGIRAHADVGKAAARERAAELLAEVGLPDPGKALDRYPHELSGGMRQRVMIAIALSSSPALLIADEATTALDVTVQAQIIELVERLQREHGTGVVWITHDLGVVAGIADRVLVMYGGRCVEDGTVDDVLEHPAHPYTRGLLGALPDLAEPRADGSVPDLATVPGTPPAPTDLPAGCVFWPRCPVRADPRCETEQPPLAVLGAGGGGLPHRAATWCTEEAR from the coding sequence GTGAGCGAGCCGGTGCTGGACGTGCAGGACCTGCGGGTGCGGCTGCGCACCCCGCGCGGGCCGGCCGACGTGGTCAACGGGATCAGCTACACCGTGGGCCGCGGCGAGACCGTCGCGGTGGTGGGGGAGTCCGGCAGCGGCAAGAGCGTCTCGGTGCTCGCGCTGATGGGGCTGCTGCCCGACGGCGTCGCCACCGTCAGCGGCGCGGCCCGGCTGGACGGCGAGGACCTGCTGACCATGCGCCCGGACCGGCTGCGCGAGGTGCGCGGACCGGGCATCGGGATGGTCTTCCAGGACCCGATGACCTCGCTGAACCCGGTGCTGACCGTCGGGCGCCAGCTGGTCGAGGGCATCCGCGCGCACGCCGACGTCGGCAAGGCGGCCGCCCGGGAGCGCGCCGCCGAGCTGCTGGCCGAGGTGGGGCTGCCCGACCCGGGCAAGGCGCTGGACCGGTACCCGCACGAGCTCTCCGGCGGCATGCGGCAGCGGGTGATGATCGCGATCGCGCTGAGCAGCTCCCCGGCGCTGCTGATCGCCGACGAGGCCACCACCGCCCTCGACGTCACGGTGCAGGCGCAGATCATCGAGCTGGTCGAGCGGCTGCAGCGCGAGCACGGCACCGGCGTCGTCTGGATCACCCACGACCTGGGCGTGGTCGCCGGCATCGCCGACCGGGTGCTGGTCATGTACGGCGGGCGGTGCGTGGAGGACGGCACGGTCGACGACGTCCTGGAGCACCCCGCGCACCCCTACACCCGGGGCCTGCTGGGCGCCCTGCCCGACCTGGCGGAGCCGCGTGCCGACGGCTCGGTGCCCGACCTGGCCACGGTGCCCGGCACCCCGCCGGCGCCCACCGACCTGCCGGCCGGCTGCGTGTTCTGGCCACGCTGCCCGGTCCGCGCCGACCCGCGCTGTGAGACCGAGCAGCCCCCGCTCGCCGTCCTCGGGGCGGGCGGCGGCGGGCTGCCGCACCGGGCGGCGACCTGGTGCACGGAGGAGGCCCGATGA
- a CDS encoding helicase-related protein, which produces MDGAAPELPRRTVRPESVVFHLGPTNSGKTYESLQALAATGSGVYAAPLRQLAHEAYAKLSAQLPAGTVGLSTGEEEIDPFAPIVCCTVEKAPMRGELLVLDESHWVADPDRGHHWARLLLTGEFREMHLISAAEAYLLLKPLVADAASVEVVNHKRLSRLDVLHAPVKPTTVRPQTLVVAFSRKNVYAVAAELDQHRTGKVGVLYGALPPATRREVIEKFTDGDFDVLVTTDVIGHGINVPATTVLFAETSKFDGVEVRPLRSWEAAQIAGRAGRYGLTGHGSVGVLTGVGGLKPVPALVAKGAAVARGDEMSDLPKRAPRLRPELADLGAFEAVDLPEALTRWMAWARRATRDTGMTADDVTPLILRVHALLPLLRGPLGAAGDLETVWRLVNLAIDYNPPRRIRWLTLARAALRQAVGLPVAAETVLPDVPRGGSVEDYEQAAAAARDAQTLLRQFPDVAGLSSEDAAWVEEECAESISELLPDAISIGRSGKCAECGTAIAPWFSTCRPCSSRPAGRGNDGGRPRDGRRPGSRSGSRQGRRPNRSGRS; this is translated from the coding sequence GTGGACGGCGCCGCGCCCGAGCTGCCCCGCCGCACCGTGCGGCCCGAGTCGGTCGTGTTCCACCTGGGCCCGACCAACTCCGGCAAGACCTACGAGTCGCTGCAGGCGCTGGCCGCCACCGGCTCCGGCGTCTACGCCGCCCCGCTGCGCCAGCTCGCCCACGAGGCCTACGCCAAGCTCTCCGCCCAGCTGCCCGCGGGCACCGTCGGCCTGTCCACCGGTGAGGAGGAGATCGACCCCTTCGCGCCGATCGTCTGCTGCACCGTGGAGAAGGCCCCGATGCGGGGCGAGCTCCTGGTGCTCGACGAGTCGCACTGGGTCGCCGACCCCGACCGCGGCCACCACTGGGCCCGGCTGCTGCTGACCGGCGAGTTCCGGGAGATGCACCTGATCTCCGCGGCCGAGGCCTATCTGCTGCTCAAGCCGTTGGTCGCCGACGCCGCGTCGGTCGAGGTCGTCAACCACAAGCGGCTGTCCCGCCTCGACGTGCTGCACGCGCCGGTGAAGCCCACCACGGTGCGCCCGCAGACGCTCGTCGTCGCCTTCTCCCGGAAGAACGTCTACGCGGTCGCCGCCGAGCTCGACCAGCACCGCACGGGGAAGGTCGGCGTCCTCTACGGCGCGCTGCCCCCGGCCACCCGCCGCGAGGTGATCGAGAAGTTCACCGACGGCGATTTCGACGTGCTGGTCACCACCGACGTCATCGGCCACGGCATCAACGTGCCGGCGACGACCGTGCTGTTCGCCGAGACCAGCAAGTTCGACGGCGTCGAGGTCCGCCCGCTGCGCAGCTGGGAGGCTGCGCAGATCGCCGGCCGCGCGGGTCGCTACGGCCTCACCGGGCACGGCTCGGTCGGCGTCCTCACCGGGGTCGGCGGGCTGAAGCCGGTGCCCGCCCTGGTCGCGAAGGGCGCCGCCGTCGCCCGTGGCGACGAGATGAGCGACCTCCCCAAGCGGGCACCCCGGCTGCGGCCGGAGCTGGCCGACCTCGGCGCGTTCGAGGCCGTCGACCTGCCCGAGGCGCTCACCCGCTGGATGGCCTGGGCGCGCCGCGCCACCCGGGACACCGGCATGACCGCCGACGACGTCACCCCGCTCATCCTGCGGGTGCACGCCCTGCTGCCGCTGCTGCGCGGCCCGCTGGGCGCCGCCGGTGACCTGGAGACGGTGTGGCGACTGGTCAACCTGGCCATCGACTACAACCCGCCGCGGCGGATCCGCTGGCTCACCCTGGCCCGCGCCGCGCTGCGGCAGGCCGTCGGGCTGCCGGTGGCCGCCGAGACGGTGCTGCCCGACGTCCCGCGCGGCGGCTCGGTGGAGGACTACGAGCAGGCCGCCGCCGCCGCGCGCGACGCGCAGACCCTGCTCCGCCAGTTCCCCGACGTCGCCGGGCTCAGCAGCGAGGACGCCGCCTGGGTCGAGGAGGAGTGTGCGGAGAGCATCAGCGAGCTGCTCCCCGACGCCATCTCGATCGGCCGCTCCGGGAAGTGCGCCGAGTGCGGCACGGCGATCGCCCCGTGGTTCAGCACCTGCCGGCCGTGCAGCTCCCGCCCCGCCGGCCGGGGCAACGACGGCGGCCGGCCCCGCGACGGCCGCCGTCCCGGCTCCCGCTCGGGGTCGCGGCAGGGGCGCCGGCCCAACCGCAGCGGCCGCAGCTGA
- a CDS encoding phospholipase D family protein, producing the protein MTRPTRDEPTPNDLSDWFLTAAERGNDATRLLPWTERNAVRPLVHGRSYFPALAAALADAGRGDLVYLAGWRGDTDELLTDDGPTVGKALSDAVRRGALVKGLIWRSHVQALEFSAAQNRDLSRDVNETGGEVLLDQRVRPAGSHHQKFVVVRHRDRPADDVAFVGGIDVAHSRRDGAAHDGDPQTRPFAAAYGETPAWHDVQVELRGPAVREVEAVFRERWQDPAALSRMPWHVLPDVLRGQDREPSSLPEARPAPPAEGSCAVQLLRTYPNRRPGYPFAPDGERSAARGYAKALRRAERLVYVEDQYMWSTEIARVFADALRAKPRLHLVVVVPRHPDKDSPLSVAPITYGHTRALDMVRAAGGDRVQVLDVENAQGVPVYVHAKVCIVDDVWATVGSDNFNRRSWTHDSELTAAVVDAEPDLREPTDPGGLGDGARRFARDLRLTLMREHLGRADGDDADLLDPDETAEAVRRSAAALDDWYARGRRGPRPAGRVRPHLVADPPWWKRLLAAPVYRLAIDPDGRPLGLRLRRRM; encoded by the coding sequence ATGACCCGTCCGACCCGCGACGAACCGACCCCGAACGACCTGTCGGACTGGTTCCTCACCGCCGCCGAGCGGGGCAACGACGCCACCCGCCTGCTGCCCTGGACCGAGCGCAACGCCGTCCGGCCACTGGTCCACGGCCGCAGCTACTTCCCCGCCCTCGCCGCGGCGCTGGCCGACGCGGGGCGCGGTGACCTGGTGTACCTGGCCGGCTGGCGCGGGGACACCGACGAGCTGCTCACCGACGACGGCCCGACGGTGGGCAAGGCGCTGTCGGACGCCGTCCGCCGCGGCGCGCTGGTCAAGGGGCTCATCTGGCGGTCGCACGTCCAGGCCCTGGAGTTCTCCGCCGCGCAGAACCGCGACCTGTCCCGCGACGTGAACGAGACCGGGGGCGAGGTGCTGCTCGACCAGCGGGTCCGCCCCGCGGGCAGCCACCACCAGAAGTTCGTCGTCGTCCGGCACCGCGACCGCCCGGCCGACGACGTCGCGTTCGTCGGCGGGATCGACGTGGCGCACAGCCGCCGCGACGGGGCCGCGCACGACGGCGACCCGCAGACCCGCCCGTTCGCCGCCGCCTACGGCGAGACCCCTGCGTGGCACGACGTGCAGGTGGAGCTGCGCGGCCCCGCCGTGCGGGAGGTCGAGGCGGTGTTCCGGGAGCGCTGGCAGGACCCCGCCGCGCTGTCCCGGATGCCCTGGCACGTGCTGCCCGACGTGCTGCGGGGCCAGGACCGCGAACCGTCGTCCCTGCCCGAGGCCCGGCCGGCGCCGCCGGCCGAGGGCTCCTGCGCGGTGCAGCTGCTGCGCACCTACCCGAACCGCCGGCCCGGGTACCCGTTCGCCCCGGACGGCGAGCGCAGCGCCGCCCGTGGTTACGCGAAGGCGCTGCGCCGGGCCGAGCGCCTGGTGTACGTCGAGGACCAGTACATGTGGTCCACCGAGATCGCCCGGGTGTTCGCCGACGCGCTCCGCGCCAAGCCCCGGCTGCACCTGGTGGTCGTCGTCCCGCGCCACCCCGACAAGGACAGCCCGCTGTCGGTCGCCCCCATCACCTACGGGCACACCCGGGCACTGGACATGGTGCGCGCCGCCGGCGGCGACCGGGTGCAGGTGCTGGACGTGGAGAACGCGCAGGGAGTGCCGGTGTACGTGCACGCCAAGGTCTGCATCGTCGACGACGTGTGGGCCACGGTCGGCAGCGACAACTTCAACCGCCGCTCCTGGACGCACGACTCGGAGCTGACCGCCGCGGTCGTCGACGCCGAGCCGGACCTCCGCGAACCGACCGACCCCGGTGGCCTCGGGGACGGGGCCCGCCGGTTCGCCCGGGACCTGCGGCTGACGCTCATGCGCGAGCACCTGGGCCGGGCCGACGGCGACGACGCCGACCTGCTCGACCCGGACGAAACGGCCGAGGCCGTGCGGCGCAGCGCGGCCGCCCTGGACGACTGGTACGCCCGCGGGCGCCGCGGACCGCGCCCCGCCGGCCGGGTCCGCCCGCACCTCGTCGCCGACCCGCCGTGGTGGAAGCGGCTGCTCGCCGCGCCGGTCTACCGCCTCGCCATCGACCCCGACGGCCGGCCGCTGGGGCTGCGGCTCCGCCGCCGCATGTGA
- a CDS encoding ABC transporter permease: protein MTTPADPGPSPAAEPPDGGPYGSATVGTPTAGARTDQPTAGNRTGQPAAPLRPERPRWRETLGLLLRNPTAAIAAGWILLMVVVALLDDQLAPQTANEISVADRLQAPSLEHPFGTDDLGRDVLSRVVLGATVSLRVGLIAVSISLVVGTLIGLLAGFYGKWVDDALMRFMDMLFAFPAVLLAISIVAILGPGLTNTTIAIGIVYIPIFARVTRSSVLSVREEVYVRASRSVGSSDLRLLFRHVLPNAAPPIIVQTSVSLAFAVLSEAALSFLGLGTQPPDPSWGLMLSEGRGYIELAWWIAVFPGLAIFLLVLSFNLLGDGLRDVLDPRQRTAMSGGRQ, encoded by the coding sequence CCGCCGGGGCCCGTACCGACCAGCCGACCGCCGGGAACCGCACCGGCCAGCCGGCCGCCCCGCTGCGGCCCGAGCGCCCGCGCTGGCGGGAGACGCTGGGCCTGCTGCTGCGCAACCCGACCGCGGCGATCGCGGCCGGGTGGATCCTGCTGATGGTCGTCGTCGCCCTCCTCGACGACCAGCTCGCGCCGCAGACCGCCAACGAGATCTCCGTCGCCGACCGGCTGCAGGCACCGAGCCTCGAGCACCCGTTCGGCACCGACGACCTGGGGCGCGACGTGCTCTCCCGGGTGGTCCTGGGGGCGACGGTCTCGCTGCGGGTGGGGCTGATCGCGGTCAGCATCTCCCTGGTCGTCGGCACGCTGATCGGGCTGCTCGCCGGCTTCTACGGCAAGTGGGTCGACGACGCCCTGATGCGGTTCATGGACATGCTCTTCGCCTTCCCCGCGGTGCTGCTGGCGATCTCGATCGTCGCCATCCTCGGGCCGGGCCTGACGAACACGACCATCGCCATCGGCATCGTCTACATCCCGATCTTCGCGCGGGTCACCCGCTCCAGCGTGCTCAGCGTGCGGGAGGAGGTCTACGTCCGGGCGTCCCGGTCGGTGGGCTCCTCGGACCTGCGGCTGCTGTTCCGGCACGTGCTGCCCAACGCCGCCCCGCCGATCATCGTGCAGACCTCGGTGAGCCTGGCGTTCGCGGTGCTGTCCGAGGCGGCGCTGTCCTTCCTCGGCCTGGGCACCCAGCCGCCGGACCCGTCGTGGGGGCTGATGCTGTCCGAGGGGCGCGGCTACATCGAGCTGGCCTGGTGGATCGCGGTCTTCCCCGGGCTGGCGATCTTCCTGCTGGTGCTGTCGTTCAACCTGCTCGGCGACGGGCTGCGCGACGTGCTCGACCCGCGGCAGCGGACGGCGATGAGCGGAGGCCGGCAGTGA